One genomic window of Micromonospora sp. WMMD1128 includes the following:
- a CDS encoding sigma 54-interacting transcriptional regulator, whose protein sequence is MGRVSVHTQISPAPPADLPGTLGALRAAGHHYRTVKQELRDNLLARMRAGEDRFPGIVGYEDTVLPEVERALLAGHDMVLLGERGQGKTRLIRSLGGLLDEWTPVIPGSVLNEHPMRPLTPASRALVDSAGDDLPIGWLHRSMRYGEKLATPDTSVGDLIGDVDPVRLAQGRTLGDPETIHFGLVPRTNRGVFAVNELPDLAERIQVALLNVLEERDIQVRGYQLRLPLDLLLVASANPDDYTNRGRIITPLKDRFGAEIRTHYPLDLELELALIRQEADLVAGVPEHVLEVLARFAREVRESPSVDPRSGVSARFAIAAAETVAAAALRRSGLLAASASAEVLGGGPATSESVNRGPRLTPEAPVARVGDAVSVTSTLRGKVEFESGEEGREIEVLAHLLRTATAETFRTRLAGLDLSGFTALVAEGGAVETGELVSSAELLRQVGTVPGLAKVLDRLGFGDAPSPEEAAAGIEFVLEGLHLTRRLGKDVTESGRTVYGGRG, encoded by the coding sequence GTGGGGCGGGTGAGCGTTCACACCCAGATCTCCCCGGCCCCGCCGGCCGACCTGCCCGGCACGCTCGGCGCGCTGCGCGCGGCCGGCCACCACTACCGCACCGTCAAGCAGGAACTCCGCGACAACCTCCTGGCCCGGATGCGCGCCGGCGAGGACCGCTTCCCCGGCATCGTCGGGTACGAGGACACGGTGCTGCCCGAGGTCGAGCGGGCGCTGCTCGCCGGCCACGACATGGTGCTGCTCGGCGAGCGTGGCCAGGGCAAGACCCGGCTGATCCGCTCCCTCGGCGGGCTCCTCGACGAGTGGACCCCGGTGATCCCCGGTTCGGTGCTCAACGAGCATCCGATGCGCCCGCTCACCCCGGCCTCCCGCGCGCTCGTCGACTCCGCCGGTGACGACCTGCCGATCGGCTGGCTGCACCGCTCGATGCGCTACGGCGAGAAGCTCGCCACCCCGGACACCAGCGTCGGCGACCTGATCGGCGACGTCGACCCGGTCCGCCTCGCCCAGGGGCGCACCCTCGGCGACCCGGAGACCATCCACTTCGGCCTGGTGCCGCGCACCAACCGGGGTGTGTTCGCCGTCAACGAGCTGCCCGACCTGGCCGAACGGATCCAGGTGGCGCTGCTCAACGTGCTTGAGGAACGCGACATCCAGGTTCGCGGCTACCAGTTGCGGCTGCCGCTGGACCTGCTGCTCGTCGCTAGCGCCAACCCGGACGACTACACCAACCGCGGCCGGATCATCACCCCGCTGAAGGACCGCTTCGGCGCCGAGATCCGCACCCACTACCCGCTCGACCTGGAGCTGGAGCTGGCGCTGATCCGGCAGGAGGCCGACCTCGTCGCGGGCGTCCCGGAGCACGTGCTGGAGGTGCTCGCCCGGTTCGCCCGCGAGGTGCGGGAGTCGCCGTCGGTGGACCCCCGCTCCGGCGTGTCCGCCCGGTTCGCCATCGCCGCCGCCGAGACCGTGGCCGCCGCCGCGCTGCGCCGTTCCGGCCTACTCGCCGCCTCCGCCTCCGCCGAGGTGTTAGGCGGGGGCCCCGCCACATCCGAAAGCGTTAACCGGGGCCCCCGCCTCACACCCGAGGCGCCGGTGGCGCGCGTCGGGGACGCGGTGTCGGTGACCTCGACGCTGCGCGGGAAGGTGGAGTTCGAAAGCGGTGAGGAGGGACGCGAGATCGAGGTCCTCGCGCACCTGCTGCGTACCGCCACGGCCGAGACGTTCCGGACCCGGCTGGCCGGGCTGGACCTGTCCGGCTTCACCGCGCTCGTGGCCGAGGGCGGCGCCGTCGAGACCGGGGAGCTGGTCTCCTCGGCGGAACTGCTGCGCCAGGTCGGCACCGTACCGGGGCTGGCCAAGGTGCTCGACCGGCTCGGTTTCGGCGACGCGCCCAGCCCGGAGGAGGCTGCCGCCGGCATCGAGTTCGTGCTCGAAGGGCTGCACCTGACCCGCCGGCTGGGCAAGGACGTCACCGAGTCCGGGCGCACCGTCTACGGCGGCCGGGGCTGA
- a CDS encoding response regulator transcription factor translates to MTIDVLIVDDDELIRVGLRAIVDAQPDLRVVGEAADGAEVPPLVAKLRPRVVLMDVRMPAIDGIQATRRLLAASADPPRVLVVTTFANDEYVYEALRAGASGFLLKRARPTEVVEAIRVVAAGESLLFPAAIRQLVGAYGRSGGDRLDAARLTEREGEVLRLMAAGLSNPEIAARLVLGVETVKTHVGNVLAKLGVRDRTQAVIAAYESGFVVPTG, encoded by the coding sequence GTGACCATCGACGTGCTGATCGTCGACGACGACGAGCTGATCCGGGTCGGCCTGCGGGCCATCGTCGACGCCCAGCCGGACCTGCGCGTCGTCGGCGAGGCGGCGGACGGCGCGGAGGTGCCGCCGCTTGTGGCCAAGCTGCGACCGCGGGTGGTGCTGATGGACGTGCGGATGCCGGCCATCGACGGCATCCAGGCCACCCGCCGGCTGCTCGCCGCCTCCGCCGACCCGCCGCGCGTGCTCGTGGTCACCACGTTCGCCAACGACGAGTACGTCTACGAGGCGCTGCGCGCCGGAGCGAGCGGCTTCCTGCTCAAGCGGGCCCGCCCGACCGAGGTGGTGGAGGCGATCCGGGTGGTGGCGGCCGGCGAGTCGCTGCTCTTCCCGGCCGCCATCCGGCAGCTCGTCGGCGCGTACGGGCGGAGCGGCGGGGACCGGCTGGACGCGGCCCGGCTGACCGAACGGGAGGGTGAGGTGCTGCGGCTGATGGCGGCCGGCCTGTCCAACCCGGAGATCGCGGCCCGGCTGGTGCTCGGCGTGGAGACGGTCAAGACACACGTCGGGAACGTGCTGGCCAAGCTCGGGGTGCGGGACCGCACCCAGGCGGTGATCGCCGCGTACGAGTCGGGGTTCGTGGTCCCGACCGGCTGA
- a CDS encoding histidine kinase, translated as MTVRGVFAPLVRGSTWRRAVFLLLGGVLALPYVLLVVAFARLLTSAGVPRPLGIGLLLVGVGLAVVPVFLAGSRALEIAAARALLAVDLPEPLPGHRLDRETRLRSALWIAVHLGTGVAVLFAAISAFPMALVFVAGLVGVDVGAVSDERVGPFDPARPVPAGLAGVAVLVALGYAVAGLGALAASMAPVLLGPAQAERIAALEARAVRLAERNRLARELHDSVGHALTVATLQAGAGRELLDTDPEFTRRALRAIEETSRRAMDDLDQVLGLLRETDSGRPAAPTAPQHTLAGLDGLVAAARAAGLVVESRVAGPLDALPAVVSREGYRIVQEGLTNAARHGRGPVTLRVAVPPEGLEIELVNAVRGAERATGGGRGLDGMRERVLLLGGRLVAGPAGERWRVHATLPASPEENG; from the coding sequence ATGACGGTCCGGGGGGTGTTCGCGCCGCTGGTGCGCGGCAGCACCTGGCGGCGGGCCGTGTTCCTGCTTCTCGGCGGCGTGCTCGCGCTGCCGTACGTGCTGCTGGTGGTGGCGTTCGCGCGACTGCTGACGAGTGCGGGGGTGCCGCGCCCGCTCGGGATCGGGCTGCTGCTTGTCGGCGTCGGGCTGGCCGTGGTGCCGGTGTTCCTGGCCGGCAGCCGGGCGCTGGAGATCGCCGCCGCCCGGGCGCTGCTCGCGGTCGACCTGCCGGAGCCGCTGCCGGGCCACCGCCTCGACCGGGAGACGCGGTTGCGCTCCGCGCTCTGGATCGCCGTGCACCTCGGCACCGGCGTGGCGGTGCTGTTCGCCGCGATCAGCGCGTTCCCGATGGCGCTCGTCTTCGTCGCCGGACTGGTCGGGGTGGACGTCGGCGCGGTGTCGGACGAGCGCGTCGGCCCGTTCGACCCGGCCCGCCCGGTGCCGGCCGGGCTGGCCGGGGTGGCTGTGCTCGTCGCGCTCGGCTACGCGGTGGCCGGGCTGGGCGCGCTCGCCGCCTCGATGGCGCCGGTGTTGCTCGGCCCGGCCCAGGCCGAGCGGATCGCCGCGCTGGAGGCCCGCGCCGTCCGGCTGGCCGAGCGCAACCGGCTGGCCCGGGAACTGCACGACTCGGTGGGGCACGCGCTGACCGTGGCGACGCTCCAGGCCGGCGCCGGGCGGGAGTTGCTCGACACCGACCCGGAGTTCACCAGGCGTGCGCTGCGGGCCATCGAGGAGACCAGCCGGCGGGCCATGGACGACCTCGACCAGGTGCTCGGGCTGCTCCGCGAGACCGACTCCGGGCGGCCGGCCGCGCCCACCGCGCCGCAGCACACCCTGGCCGGGCTGGACGGGCTGGTCGCCGCCGCCCGGGCCGCCGGGCTGGTCGTCGAGTCCCGGGTCGCCGGCCCGCTGGACGCGCTGCCCGCGGTGGTGTCCCGCGAGGGCTACCGGATCGTGCAGGAAGGGCTGACCAACGCGGCCAGACACGGCCGGGGGCCGGTCACGCTGCGGGTCGCCGTACCCCCGGAAGGGTTGGAGATCGAGCTGGTCAACGCCGTGCGCGGCGCGGAACGGGCGACCGGCGGCGGGCGCGGGCTGGACGGCATGCGGGAACGGGTGCTGCTGCTCGGCGGGCGGCTCGTCGCCGGCCCGGCGGGGGAGCGGTGGCGGGTCCACGCCACCCTGCCGGCGTCGCCGGAGGAAAACGGGTGA